The following are encoded together in the Gasterosteus aculeatus chromosome 7, fGasAcu3.hap1.1, whole genome shotgun sequence genome:
- the synj1 gene encoding synaptojanin-1 isoform X16, giving the protein MAFSKGYRIYHKLDPPPYSVIVETRSREECLMFESGAVAVLSAAEKEAIKNSYAKILDAYGVLGVLRLNLGDSMLHSLVVVTGCSSVGKVQDSEVFRVTQTDFISLNNDPGDEDRIAEVRKVLNSGHFYFAWSATGVSMDLSLNAHRRILEDTTDNRFFWNQSLHLHLKHYGVNCDDWLLRLMCGGVEVRTIYAGHKQAKACIFSRLSSERAGTRFNVRGTNDDGQVANFVETEQVIFLDDKVSSFIQIRGSIPLFWEQPGIQKKSIKGVLLHLNENRRPNGMDENPHLVGSHRVKLSRGFEANAPAFERHFTALRRLYGKQVIINLLGGKEGEHMLSKAFQSHLKASEHTAAVKMVNFDYHQNVKGGKADKLHSVLKPYLTKFIDECGFFYYSGETGIVRTQGGTLRTNCLDCLDRTNSVQAFFALEMLPKQLEEMSLTEKPQLVARFQEVFRTMWSANGDSVSKIYAGTGALDGKAKAGKLKDGARSVTRTIQNNFFDSSKQEAIDILRLGSTLNSDLADKARALLTTSSLYVTEPILQSASPRVLLGMCQNHHKYTRPKQIRVCVGTWNVNGGKQFRSIAFRNQTLNDWLLDAPKKAGHPEFQDSKANPIDIFAIGFEEMVELNAGNIVSASTTNQKLWAAELQKNISRDHKYVLLASEQLVGVCLFVFIRPQHAPFIRDVAVDTVKTGMGGATGNKGGVAIRLLFHTTSICFVCSHFAAGQSQVKERNDDYSEITRRLTFPMGRLLYSHDYVFWCGDFNYRISMPNEEVKELIKQQNWDALTAGDQLLDQKNAGLVFRGFIEGKLDFAPTYKYDLFSEDYDTSEKCRTPAWTDRILWKRRKWNFNQTAEAMNVVGAASTSGETDDDPDNPWSAGTLKYYGRAELKTSDHRPVVSIIDVDILEVDPEARHQVYKEVIALQGPPDGTILVSLCSSGPDDYFDDALIDELLDKFAQFGEVILIRFVEEKMWVTFLEGYSALAALSLSASTVLGKMLDIRLKSPGWIKSLEEEMSVERICGSIPTSASSTLLAEDTDMGDDDYDMEGDVEDEVEEILPQHLQPGAGSGPGSSPLPSPRGSPCPSPTHGEPVAPGRSGRGGQPSRPSQEDLSPSPVRREFPGPPVDFQPGAPTSLEPKRPPPPRPHAPPARPAPPQRPPPPSARGQVAVGAPGPGGAPRPNIPPRAGVISVPPQSRPQPPSHPGAPRPIPEVHPGAPRPIPDTHPGAPRPVATGQVKPTDLPLGPPSSGPPPAEPAAARPQAPSPMQAPMQPQKAAPTAQAPSPMQPQPAAPMGQAPSPMQTPMQTPMQTPMQPQQATPTGQVPSAMQPQHAGPTVQLPPPMQPTYSQPQQAPKAGPLAAATAGSPQGLSSPKAPPRSRSSHALPPDAAKSETAPAMQTNGLNGIQREAQWKPDPLDTLASGFLSSSSSSSSSFSSSWHTTQSLTRGSSLRSPPSAPSSTAAASCPLPPSTSFHPSALYPSSSPSFSLSTPSPVVAASLLPPPPAPSRSRSQETLRASPGPFLTDPLPARPNSTNPFTGPVPLQQHRRPLTPDFSVQRPAPTPSVQRTTSALSQPLVPAAHAFQLQRAASLFDPPSAVPSAPAPLLPAGPSPFPSLPLAPAACIPPVLAPRRQPSPPGGKPKPRWVTFDDDLDFRPPTKGPQAPVLPASYLVPQILPSSFVFDSEPDWLTSAPSVFPTLPPPTPSRTVNSNAKPPGGPGSDCFPPRDPS; this is encoded by the exons ATGGCCTTCAGCAAGGGATATCGCATCTACCACaagctggacccccccccctacagtGTCATAGTGGAAACCAGGAGCCGGGAAGAATGCCTCATGTTTGAATCCGGCGCCGTCGCTGTTCTGT CGGCGGCAGAGAAGGAGGCCATTAAAAACTCCTACGCCAAGATCCTCGATGCTTATGGCGTCCTGGGCGTCCTCCGCCTGAACCTGG GGGACTCCATGCTCCACAGTCTGGTGGTTGTGACAGGATGCAGCTCTGTGGGGAAGGTGCAGGACTCTGAGGTTTTCAGGGTCACACAGACAGACTTTATATCCCTGAATAATGATCCAGGGGACGAAGACCGGATCGCTGAAGTGCGAAAGGTCTTGAACTCTGGACACTTCTACTTTGCCTGGTCTGCCACTGGTGTCAGCATGGACTTGAGTCTCAATGCACATCGCAGGATCCTAGAGGACACTACGGATAACCGCTTCTTTTG GAACCAATCTCTGCACCTGCACCTGAAGCACTACGGAGTGAACTGCGACGACTGGCTCCTGAGGCTGATGTGTGGTGGTGTGGAGGTCAGGACCATCTATGCAGGCCACAAACAGGCCAAGGCCTGCATCTTCTCCCGCCTCAGCTCGGAGCGGGCCGGCACTCGATTCAACGTCCGAGGAACCAACGACGACGGACAGGTGGCCAACTTTGTGGAGACTGAACAG GTTATTTTCCTGGATGACAAAGTCTCGTCCTTCATACAGATCCGTGGGTCCATTCCCCTTTTCTGGGAACAGCCAGGAATCCAG AAAAAGTCCATTAAGGGTGTTTTGTTGCACCTGAATGAGAATCGACGCCCTAATGGGATGGATGAGAACCCCCACCTG GTCGGTTCTCATCGTGTCAAACTCTCGAGGGGATTCGAGGCAAATGCTCCAGCCTTCGAAAG GCACTTTACAGCACTGCGGAGGTTGTACGGCAAACAGGTGATCATCAACCTGCTCGGGGGTAAGGAAGGGGAACACATGCTCAGCAAAGCTTTTCAG agTCACCTGAAGGCATCAGAGCACACGGCGGCTGTGAAGATGGTTAACTTTGACTACCATCAAAATGTGAAGGGGGGCAAAGCAGACAAACTCCACAGTGTCCTCAAACCTTACCTCACCAAGTTCATCGACGAGTGTGGCTTCTTCTACTACTCTGGAGAGACCGGCATTGTGAG GACTCAGGGTGGGACCCTTAGGACCAACTGCCTGGACTGCTTGGATAGAACCAACAGTGTCCAGGCCTTCTTTGCACTGGAG ATGCTGCCgaagcagctggaggaaatGAGTCTCACAGAGAAGCCCCAGCTGGTGGCCAGGTTCCAGGAGGTCTTCAGGACCATGTGGTCTGCCAATGGGGACTCCGTCAGTAAGATCTACGCGGGGACCGGTGCCCTGGATGGCAAGGCCAAG GCGGGGAAGCTAAAAGATGGCGCTCGCTCTGTGACCAGGACCATCCAGAACAACTTCTTTGACAGCTCCAAGCAGGAGGCCATCGACATCCTGAGGCTGGGCTCCACGCTCAACAGTGACTTGGCAGATAAGGCTCGGGCCTTGCTCACCACTTCCAGTCTTTATG TCACTGAGCCCATCTTACAATCAG CCTCCCCAAGAGTATTGCTGGGAATGTGTCAGAACCACCATAAATACACAAGGCCCAAGCAGATCCGGGTGTGCGTCGGCACCTGGAATGTCAACGGGGGTAAACAATTTCGCAGCATTGCCTTCCGCAACCAGACTCTCAACGACTGGCTGTTGGACGCTCCAAAGAAGGCGGGGCATCCTGAGTTCCAGG ACAGCAAAGCAAACCCCATAGATATCTTTGCCATCGGTTTTGAGGAAATGGTCGAACTAAATGCTGGAAATATCGTCAGTGCCAG CACTACGAACCAGAAACTGTGGGCCGCTGAgctacaaaaaaacatttcgcGGGACCACAAGTATGTGCTGCTTGCTTCAGAGCAGCTGGTgggagtgtgtctgtttgtcttcatccgCCCGCAGCACGCGCCCTTCATCAG GGACGTTGCTGTTGATACTGTCAAGACTGGCATGGGCGGGGCCACAGGCAACAAAGGAGGTGTGGCCATCCGCCTGCTCTTCCATACCACCAGCATCTGCTTCGTCTGCTCCCACTTTGCAGCCGGCCAGTCACAGGTCAAGGAGAGGAATGACGACTACAGCGAGATCACACGCAGACTCACCTTCcccatg GGTCGTCTGCTGTACTCGCACGACTACGTTTTCTGGTGCGGGGACTTCAACTATCGAATCAGCATGCCCAACGAGGAAGTGAAAGAGCTGATCAAACAGCAGAACTGGGATGCCTTGACAGCTGGGGACCAGTTGTTGGACCAGAAGAATGCTGGTTTG GTGTTCCGGGGTTTCATCGAGGGGAAGTTGGATTTTGCTCCCACCTATAAATATGACCTCTTCTCTGAAGATTATGACACCAGTGAGAAGTGCCGCACACCAGCCTGGACTGACCGCATCCTCTGGAAGAGGAGAAAGTGGAACTTTAACCAAACAG CTGAGGCGATGAATGTAGTAGGAGCAGCTTCTACATCTGGGGAGACCGACGACGATCCAGATAACCCCTGGAGCGCTGGCACTCTGAAGTACTATGGCAGGGCTGAGCTTAAGACCTCGGACCACAG GCCCGTTGTTTCCATAATAGACGTGGACATCCTGGAGGTCGACCCGGAGGCGCGGCACCAGGTCTACAAGGAAGTCATTGCCCTGCAGGGGCCTCCGGACGGCACCATCCTGGTGTCGCTCTGCTCCTCCGGCCCGGACGACTACTTTGACGATGCTCTCATAGACGAGCTGCTGGACAAGTTTGCTCAATTCGGAGAGGTCATCCTCATCAG GTTTGTCGAGGAGAAGATGTGGGTGACTTTCCTGGAAGGTTACTCTGCTCTCGCTGCGCTTTCTCTCAGCGCTTCCACT GTCCTCGGCAAGATGCTCGACATCCGTCTGAAGAGTCCCGGCTGGATCAAgagtctggaggaggagatgagtgTGGAGAGAATCTGTGGAAGCATCCCCACCTCTGCCAGCTCCACCCTGCTCGCCGAGGACACGGACATGGGCGATGATGATTATGACATGGAAG GGGATGTCGAagacgaggtggaggagatcCTCCCCCAGCATCTTCAGCCTGGAGCCGGCTCGGGCCCTGGatcctcccctctgccctccCCCCGCGGTAGTCCCtgtccctcccccacccacggAGAACCCGTGGCCCCCGGCAGGTCTGGTCGCGGAGGACAACCGTCCCGTCCATCACAAG AAGATTTAAGCCCGTCACCAGTGAGGAGAGAATTTCCAG gGCCTCCTGTTGACTTCCAGCCTGGTGCCCCCACATCTCTAGAGCCCAAACGCCCGCCCCCGCCTCGTCCCCACGCCCCCCCAGCCAGACCAGCACCTCCCCAGCGCCCACCGCCACCTTCAG CTCGAGGTCAGGTGGCAGTGGGAGCTCCTGGACCTGGAGGTGCTCCCAGACCC AATATCCCTCCTCGAGCCGGGGTAATCAGTGTGCCTCCTCAGTCTCGCCCGCAACCTCCCTCTCATCCCGGAGCACCCAGACCCATCCCGGAGGTGCATCCCGGGGCCCCTCGGCCCATCCCAGACACCCACCCTGGAGCCCCTCGACCTGTGGCCACTGGCCAGGTCAAACCGACTGACCTTCCTCTGG GTCCCCCCTCCTCGGGCCCCCCTCCTGCAGAGCCCGCTGCAGCAAGACCCCAGGCTCCATCCCCTATGCAGGCACCCATGCAGCCCCAAAAAGCCGCCCCTACGGCTCAGGCTCCATCACCGATGCAGCCCCAGCCAGCCGCCCCTATGGGTCAGGCTCCATCGCCCATGCAGACGCCCATGCAGACGCCCATGCAGACGCCCATGCAGCCCCAACAAGCGACCCCTACGGGTCAGGTTCCATCGGCCATGCAGCCCCAACACGCCGGCCCTACGGTTCAGCTCCCACCACCGATGCAGCCCACGTACTCACAGCCACAGCAGGCCCCTAAAGCGGGGCCCCTCGCCGCCGCCACGGCTGGCTCTCCACAAGGTCTGTCCTCTCCTAAGGCCCCGCCTCGTTCCCgctcctctcacgctctgcCACCTGATGCTGCCAAGTCCGAGACGGCCCCGGCTATGCAG ACCAACGGACTGAATGGAATCCAAAGAGAAGCACAATGGAAGCCCGACCCCCTCGACACACTTGCTTctggtttcctctcctcctcctcctcctcgtcctcctcgttctcctcgtCCTGGCACACCACCCAGTCTCTGACCCGGGGCTCCTCCCTgcgctctcccccctctgctccctcgTCCACGGCCGCCGCCTcctgccctctccctccctccacctccttccatccctccgCTCTCTATCCGTCGTcgtccccctccttctccctttccaCCCCGTCCCCCGTCGTCGCCGCCTCCTTGCTCCCGCCTCCTCCGGCGCCGTCTCGCAGCCGCTCGCAGGAGACGCTGCGCGCCTCCCCCGGCCCCTTCCTGACCGACCCGCTGCCCGCCCGCCCGAACAGCACCAATCCCTTCACAGGCCCCGTGCCGCTTCAGCAGCACCGCCGCCCGCTCACGCCGGACTTCAGCGTCCAGCGTCCCGCCCCGACGCCCAGCGTTCAGAGGACCACGTCCGCTCTCTCCCAACCACTCGTCCCCGCCGCGCACGCCTTCCAGCTCCAGAGGGCCGCGTCCCTGTTCGACCCGCCATCCGCTGTTCCTTCGGCGCCGGCCCCTCTGCTCCCCGCCGGCCCGTCCCCTTTCCCCTCCCTGCCGCTGGCGCCGGCCGCGTGCATCCCGCCCGTCCTCGCGCCCCGTCGCCAGCCGTCTCCTCCGGGGGGGAAACCGAAGCCGCGCTGGGTCACTTTTGACGACGATTTGGACTTTCGACCTCCGACCAAAGGGCCGCAGGCCCCCGTCCTCCCCGCCAGCTACCTAGTGCCCCAAATTCTGCCCTCGAGCTTCGTGTTTGACTCCGAGCCCGACTGGTTGACCTCGGCCCCTTCGGTGTTCCCGACCCTACCTCCTCCCACCCCGAGTAGAACTGTGAACAGTAACGCGAAGCCCCCAGGGGGCCCCGGCAGCGACTGCTTCCCCCCCAGGGATCCCTCTTAA
- the synj1 gene encoding synaptojanin-1 isoform X12 encodes MAFSKGYRIYHKLDPPPYSVIVETRSREECLMFESGAVAVLSAAEKEAIKNSYAKILDAYGVLGVLRLNLGDSMLHSLVVVTGCSSVGKVQDSEVFRVTQTDFISLNNDPGDEDRIAEVRKVLNSGHFYFAWSATGVSMDLSLNAHRRILEDTTDNRFFWNQSLHLHLKHYGVNCDDWLLRLMCGGVEVRTIYAGHKQAKACIFSRLSSERAGTRFNVRGTNDDGQVANFVETEQVIFLDDKVSSFIQIRGSIPLFWEQPGIQKKSIKGVLLHLNENRRPNGMDENPHLVGSHRVKLSRGFEANAPAFERHFTALRRLYGKQVIINLLGGKEGEHMLSKAFQSHLKASEHTAAVKMVNFDYHQNVKGGKADKLHSVLKPYLTKFIDECGFFYYSGETGIVRTQGGTLRTNCLDCLDRTNSVQAFFALEMLPKQLEEMSLTEKPQLVARFQEVFRTMWSANGDSVSKIYAGTGALDGKAKAGKLKDGARSVTRTIQNNFFDSSKQEAIDILRLGSTLNSDLADKARALLTTSSLYVTEPILQSASPRVLLGMCQNHHKYTRPKQIRVCVGTWNVNGGKQFRSIAFRNQTLNDWLLDAPKKAGHPEFQDSKANPIDIFAIGFEEMVELNAGNIVSASTTNQKLWAAELQKNISRDHKYVLLASEQLVGVCLFVFIRPQHAPFIRDVAVDTVKTGMGGATGNKGGVAIRLLFHTTSICFVCSHFAAGQSQVKERNDDYSEITRRLTFPMGRLLYSHDYVFWCGDFNYRISMPNEEVKELIKQQNWDALTAGDQLLDQKNAGLVFRGFIEGKLDFAPTYKYDLFSEDYDTSEKCRTPAWTDRILWKRRKWNFNQTAEAMNVVGAASTSGETDDDPDNPWSAGTLKYYGRAELKTSDHRPVVSIIDVDILEVDPEARHQVYKEVIALQGPPDGTILVSLCSSGPDDYFDDALIDELLDKFAQFGEVILIRFVEEKMWVTFLEGYSALAALSLSASTVLGKMLDIRLKSPGWIKSLEEEMSVERICGSIPTSASSTLLAEDTDMGDDDYDMEGDVEDEVEEILPQHLQPGAGSGPGSSPLPSPRGSPCPSPTHGEPVAPGRSGRGGQPSRPSQGPPVDFQPGAPTSLEPKRPPPPRPHAPPARPAPPQRPPPPSGGMSPMPVRKGSADCGEFPSPLFGRRGSQARGQVAVGAPGPGGAPRPNIPPRAGVISVPPQSRPQPPSHPGAPRPIPEVHPGAPRPIPDTHPGAPRPVATGQVKPTDLPLGPPSSGPPPAEPAAARPQAPSPMQAPMQPQKAAPTAQAPSPMQPQPAAPMGQAPSPMQTPMQTPMQTPMQPQQATPTGQVPSAMQPQHAGPTVQLPPPMQPTYSQPQQAPKAGPLAAATAGSPQGLSSPKAPPRSRSSHALPPDAAKSETAPAMQTNGLNGIQREAQWKPDPLDTLASGFLSSSSSSSSSFSSSWHTTQSLTRGSSLRSPPSAPSSTAAASCPLPPSTSFHPSALYPSSSPSFSLSTPSPVVAASLLPPPPAPSRSRSQETLRASPGPFLTDPLPARPNSTNPFTGPVPLQQHRRPLTPDFSVQRPAPTPSVQRTTSALSQPLVPAAHAFQLQRAASLFDPPSAVPSAPAPLLPAGPSPFPSLPLAPAACIPPVLAPRRQPSPPGGKPKPRWVTFDDDLDFRPPTKGPQAPVLPASYLVPQILPSSFVFDSEPDWLTSAPSVFPTLPPPTPSRTVNSNAKPPGGPGSDCFPPRDPS; translated from the exons ATGGCCTTCAGCAAGGGATATCGCATCTACCACaagctggacccccccccctacagtGTCATAGTGGAAACCAGGAGCCGGGAAGAATGCCTCATGTTTGAATCCGGCGCCGTCGCTGTTCTGT CGGCGGCAGAGAAGGAGGCCATTAAAAACTCCTACGCCAAGATCCTCGATGCTTATGGCGTCCTGGGCGTCCTCCGCCTGAACCTGG GGGACTCCATGCTCCACAGTCTGGTGGTTGTGACAGGATGCAGCTCTGTGGGGAAGGTGCAGGACTCTGAGGTTTTCAGGGTCACACAGACAGACTTTATATCCCTGAATAATGATCCAGGGGACGAAGACCGGATCGCTGAAGTGCGAAAGGTCTTGAACTCTGGACACTTCTACTTTGCCTGGTCTGCCACTGGTGTCAGCATGGACTTGAGTCTCAATGCACATCGCAGGATCCTAGAGGACACTACGGATAACCGCTTCTTTTG GAACCAATCTCTGCACCTGCACCTGAAGCACTACGGAGTGAACTGCGACGACTGGCTCCTGAGGCTGATGTGTGGTGGTGTGGAGGTCAGGACCATCTATGCAGGCCACAAACAGGCCAAGGCCTGCATCTTCTCCCGCCTCAGCTCGGAGCGGGCCGGCACTCGATTCAACGTCCGAGGAACCAACGACGACGGACAGGTGGCCAACTTTGTGGAGACTGAACAG GTTATTTTCCTGGATGACAAAGTCTCGTCCTTCATACAGATCCGTGGGTCCATTCCCCTTTTCTGGGAACAGCCAGGAATCCAG AAAAAGTCCATTAAGGGTGTTTTGTTGCACCTGAATGAGAATCGACGCCCTAATGGGATGGATGAGAACCCCCACCTG GTCGGTTCTCATCGTGTCAAACTCTCGAGGGGATTCGAGGCAAATGCTCCAGCCTTCGAAAG GCACTTTACAGCACTGCGGAGGTTGTACGGCAAACAGGTGATCATCAACCTGCTCGGGGGTAAGGAAGGGGAACACATGCTCAGCAAAGCTTTTCAG agTCACCTGAAGGCATCAGAGCACACGGCGGCTGTGAAGATGGTTAACTTTGACTACCATCAAAATGTGAAGGGGGGCAAAGCAGACAAACTCCACAGTGTCCTCAAACCTTACCTCACCAAGTTCATCGACGAGTGTGGCTTCTTCTACTACTCTGGAGAGACCGGCATTGTGAG GACTCAGGGTGGGACCCTTAGGACCAACTGCCTGGACTGCTTGGATAGAACCAACAGTGTCCAGGCCTTCTTTGCACTGGAG ATGCTGCCgaagcagctggaggaaatGAGTCTCACAGAGAAGCCCCAGCTGGTGGCCAGGTTCCAGGAGGTCTTCAGGACCATGTGGTCTGCCAATGGGGACTCCGTCAGTAAGATCTACGCGGGGACCGGTGCCCTGGATGGCAAGGCCAAG GCGGGGAAGCTAAAAGATGGCGCTCGCTCTGTGACCAGGACCATCCAGAACAACTTCTTTGACAGCTCCAAGCAGGAGGCCATCGACATCCTGAGGCTGGGCTCCACGCTCAACAGTGACTTGGCAGATAAGGCTCGGGCCTTGCTCACCACTTCCAGTCTTTATG TCACTGAGCCCATCTTACAATCAG CCTCCCCAAGAGTATTGCTGGGAATGTGTCAGAACCACCATAAATACACAAGGCCCAAGCAGATCCGGGTGTGCGTCGGCACCTGGAATGTCAACGGGGGTAAACAATTTCGCAGCATTGCCTTCCGCAACCAGACTCTCAACGACTGGCTGTTGGACGCTCCAAAGAAGGCGGGGCATCCTGAGTTCCAGG ACAGCAAAGCAAACCCCATAGATATCTTTGCCATCGGTTTTGAGGAAATGGTCGAACTAAATGCTGGAAATATCGTCAGTGCCAG CACTACGAACCAGAAACTGTGGGCCGCTGAgctacaaaaaaacatttcgcGGGACCACAAGTATGTGCTGCTTGCTTCAGAGCAGCTGGTgggagtgtgtctgtttgtcttcatccgCCCGCAGCACGCGCCCTTCATCAG GGACGTTGCTGTTGATACTGTCAAGACTGGCATGGGCGGGGCCACAGGCAACAAAGGAGGTGTGGCCATCCGCCTGCTCTTCCATACCACCAGCATCTGCTTCGTCTGCTCCCACTTTGCAGCCGGCCAGTCACAGGTCAAGGAGAGGAATGACGACTACAGCGAGATCACACGCAGACTCACCTTCcccatg GGTCGTCTGCTGTACTCGCACGACTACGTTTTCTGGTGCGGGGACTTCAACTATCGAATCAGCATGCCCAACGAGGAAGTGAAAGAGCTGATCAAACAGCAGAACTGGGATGCCTTGACAGCTGGGGACCAGTTGTTGGACCAGAAGAATGCTGGTTTG GTGTTCCGGGGTTTCATCGAGGGGAAGTTGGATTTTGCTCCCACCTATAAATATGACCTCTTCTCTGAAGATTATGACACCAGTGAGAAGTGCCGCACACCAGCCTGGACTGACCGCATCCTCTGGAAGAGGAGAAAGTGGAACTTTAACCAAACAG CTGAGGCGATGAATGTAGTAGGAGCAGCTTCTACATCTGGGGAGACCGACGACGATCCAGATAACCCCTGGAGCGCTGGCACTCTGAAGTACTATGGCAGGGCTGAGCTTAAGACCTCGGACCACAG GCCCGTTGTTTCCATAATAGACGTGGACATCCTGGAGGTCGACCCGGAGGCGCGGCACCAGGTCTACAAGGAAGTCATTGCCCTGCAGGGGCCTCCGGACGGCACCATCCTGGTGTCGCTCTGCTCCTCCGGCCCGGACGACTACTTTGACGATGCTCTCATAGACGAGCTGCTGGACAAGTTTGCTCAATTCGGAGAGGTCATCCTCATCAG GTTTGTCGAGGAGAAGATGTGGGTGACTTTCCTGGAAGGTTACTCTGCTCTCGCTGCGCTTTCTCTCAGCGCTTCCACT GTCCTCGGCAAGATGCTCGACATCCGTCTGAAGAGTCCCGGCTGGATCAAgagtctggaggaggagatgagtgTGGAGAGAATCTGTGGAAGCATCCCCACCTCTGCCAGCTCCACCCTGCTCGCCGAGGACACGGACATGGGCGATGATGATTATGACATGGAAG GGGATGTCGAagacgaggtggaggagatcCTCCCCCAGCATCTTCAGCCTGGAGCCGGCTCGGGCCCTGGatcctcccctctgccctccCCCCGCGGTAGTCCCtgtccctcccccacccacggAGAACCCGTGGCCCCCGGCAGGTCTGGTCGCGGAGGACAACCGTCCCGTCCATCACAAG gGCCTCCTGTTGACTTCCAGCCTGGTGCCCCCACATCTCTAGAGCCCAAACGCCCGCCCCCGCCTCGTCCCCACGCCCCCCCAGCCAGACCAGCACCTCCCCAGCGCCCACCGCCACCTTCAG GAGGCATGAGCCCTATGCCAGTTAGGAAGGGCTCTGCAG ACTGTGGCGAGTTTCCCAGCCCACTGTTTGGTAGGAGAGGCAGTCAAG CTCGAGGTCAGGTGGCAGTGGGAGCTCCTGGACCTGGAGGTGCTCCCAGACCC AATATCCCTCCTCGAGCCGGGGTAATCAGTGTGCCTCCTCAGTCTCGCCCGCAACCTCCCTCTCATCCCGGAGCACCCAGACCCATCCCGGAGGTGCATCCCGGGGCCCCTCGGCCCATCCCAGACACCCACCCTGGAGCCCCTCGACCTGTGGCCACTGGCCAGGTCAAACCGACTGACCTTCCTCTGG GTCCCCCCTCCTCGGGCCCCCCTCCTGCAGAGCCCGCTGCAGCAAGACCCCAGGCTCCATCCCCTATGCAGGCACCCATGCAGCCCCAAAAAGCCGCCCCTACGGCTCAGGCTCCATCACCGATGCAGCCCCAGCCAGCCGCCCCTATGGGTCAGGCTCCATCGCCCATGCAGACGCCCATGCAGACGCCCATGCAGACGCCCATGCAGCCCCAACAAGCGACCCCTACGGGTCAGGTTCCATCGGCCATGCAGCCCCAACACGCCGGCCCTACGGTTCAGCTCCCACCACCGATGCAGCCCACGTACTCACAGCCACAGCAGGCCCCTAAAGCGGGGCCCCTCGCCGCCGCCACGGCTGGCTCTCCACAAGGTCTGTCCTCTCCTAAGGCCCCGCCTCGTTCCCgctcctctcacgctctgcCACCTGATGCTGCCAAGTCCGAGACGGCCCCGGCTATGCAG ACCAACGGACTGAATGGAATCCAAAGAGAAGCACAATGGAAGCCCGACCCCCTCGACACACTTGCTTctggtttcctctcctcctcctcctcctcgtcctcctcgttctcctcgtCCTGGCACACCACCCAGTCTCTGACCCGGGGCTCCTCCCTgcgctctcccccctctgctccctcgTCCACGGCCGCCGCCTcctgccctctccctccctccacctccttccatccctccgCTCTCTATCCGTCGTcgtccccctccttctccctttccaCCCCGTCCCCCGTCGTCGCCGCCTCCTTGCTCCCGCCTCCTCCGGCGCCGTCTCGCAGCCGCTCGCAGGAGACGCTGCGCGCCTCCCCCGGCCCCTTCCTGACCGACCCGCTGCCCGCCCGCCCGAACAGCACCAATCCCTTCACAGGCCCCGTGCCGCTTCAGCAGCACCGCCGCCCGCTCACGCCGGACTTCAGCGTCCAGCGTCCCGCCCCGACGCCCAGCGTTCAGAGGACCACGTCCGCTCTCTCCCAACCACTCGTCCCCGCCGCGCACGCCTTCCAGCTCCAGAGGGCCGCGTCCCTGTTCGACCCGCCATCCGCTGTTCCTTCGGCGCCGGCCCCTCTGCTCCCCGCCGGCCCGTCCCCTTTCCCCTCCCTGCCGCTGGCGCCGGCCGCGTGCATCCCGCCCGTCCTCGCGCCCCGTCGCCAGCCGTCTCCTCCGGGGGGGAAACCGAAGCCGCGCTGGGTCACTTTTGACGACGATTTGGACTTTCGACCTCCGACCAAAGGGCCGCAGGCCCCCGTCCTCCCCGCCAGCTACCTAGTGCCCCAAATTCTGCCCTCGAGCTTCGTGTTTGACTCCGAGCCCGACTGGTTGACCTCGGCCCCTTCGGTGTTCCCGACCCTACCTCCTCCCACCCCGAGTAGAACTGTGAACAGTAACGCGAAGCCCCCAGGGGGCCCCGGCAGCGACTGCTTCCCCCCCAGGGATCCCTCTTAA